A part of Silvimonas soli genomic DNA contains:
- the deoA gene encoding thymidine phosphorylase, translated as MFLPQEIIRKKRDNIALSAEEIGWFVRGVGDGNVSESQIAAFAMAVFFNDMSTSERVALTLGMRDSGEILEWASANLPGPVLDKHSTGGVGDLTSLLLGPMVAACGGFVPMISGRGLGHTGGTLDKLEAIPGYNITPDTDTFRRLVRETGVAIIGQTAALAPADKRIYAVRDVTATVESVAMITASILSKKLCAGLQALVMDVKTGSGAFMPTMEKSLELARSIVDVGNGAGLKTAALLTDMNQSLAPCAGNALEIRCAIDYLTGKSRPTRLHEVTMALAGQMLLQGGLAVTLEQAGQQLQASLDSGAAAERFARMVATLGGPADLLEHPERHLPQVRITLPITATHSGYVSAVDCRALGLAVVNLGGGRRQPDDAIDYSVGLTELAEIGQRIEPGDPLGVIHARDENSARQAVAEITAAYKLAAVAPDLPPVVYQYVE; from the coding sequence ATGTTTCTGCCCCAGGAAATCATTCGCAAAAAGCGGGATAACATTGCACTCAGTGCTGAGGAAATCGGCTGGTTTGTGCGCGGTGTGGGCGATGGCAATGTGTCGGAGAGCCAGATAGCGGCCTTTGCCATGGCCGTTTTCTTCAACGACATGTCCACCAGCGAGCGCGTTGCGCTGACGCTGGGCATGCGCGATTCGGGCGAGATACTGGAATGGGCTTCGGCCAATTTGCCAGGGCCGGTGCTGGATAAACATTCGACCGGCGGCGTGGGTGATCTCACCTCACTGTTATTGGGGCCGATGGTCGCCGCTTGCGGTGGCTTCGTGCCGATGATTTCCGGACGTGGCCTTGGGCATACCGGCGGCACCCTGGATAAACTGGAAGCCATTCCCGGCTATAACATCACGCCGGATACCGACACTTTCCGCCGTCTGGTACGAGAGACGGGCGTCGCGATTATTGGCCAGACCGCGGCGCTGGCACCGGCCGACAAACGCATTTACGCGGTGCGTGATGTCACCGCCACAGTGGAATCGGTGGCCATGATTACCGCCTCCATCCTTTCCAAGAAGCTGTGCGCCGGTTTGCAGGCGCTGGTCATGGATGTAAAAACCGGTTCCGGGGCGTTTATGCCGACCATGGAAAAGTCGCTGGAGCTGGCCCGTAGTATTGTCGACGTTGGCAACGGCGCGGGCCTGAAAACGGCGGCGCTGCTCACAGACATGAACCAGTCGCTGGCACCGTGTGCTGGCAATGCGCTGGAGATCCGCTGCGCCATTGATTATCTGACCGGCAAATCCCGCCCGACGCGTTTGCATGAGGTGACCATGGCGCTGGCCGGACAAATGCTGCTGCAAGGCGGCCTGGCGGTCACGCTTGAACAAGCCGGGCAACAACTGCAGGCCAGCCTGGATAGTGGCGCGGCAGCGGAACGCTTCGCCCGGATGGTCGCCACACTGGGCGGCCCGGCTGACTTGCTGGAACATCCCGAACGACACTTGCCGCAAGTCCGAATCACCCTGCCCATTACCGCGACTCATTCGGGGTACGTCTCGGCGGTGGATTGCCGCGCGCTCGGGCTGGCGGTGGTCAATCTGGGCGGCGGACGGCGCCAACCCGACGACGCCATTGATTACTCGGTAGGGCTGACCGAATTGGCCGAGATTGGCCAGCGCATTGAACCAGGTGACCCGCTTGGCGTAATACACGCCCGGGATGAGAACAGCGCCCGCCAGGCCGTGGCTGAGATCACCGCCGCCTACAAGCTGGCAGCGGTTGCGCCTGATCTGCCACCCGTGGTTTACCAATATGTTGAATAA
- the proB gene encoding glutamate 5-kinase: MPVSALQRAHRIVVKVGSSLVTNEGRGLDHAALARWAAEIAELAALGKEVVLVSSGAVAEGVARLGWKEKPTAIHEKQAAAAVGQMGLCQAYESAFRAHGLKTAQVLLTHEDMADRTRYLNARTTLLTLLSLGVIPIINENDTVVTAEIKFGDNDTLGALVTNLVEGDALVILTDQQGLFTADPRKDPTATLIQEARAGDAALEAMAGGAGSNVGTGGMLTKVIAAKRAARSGAATIIASGREQKVLTRLASGEAIGTQLVPEKTPLAARKQWIAAHLQVRGRLMLDEGASRALTEKGSSLLPIGVITVEGEFSRGEMVSCIDAEGREIARGLVNYPAGDARRILRQPTGQIEAILGYLEEPELIHRDNLVLL, encoded by the coding sequence ATGCCCGTAAGTGCCCTGCAGCGCGCCCACCGCATTGTCGTCAAGGTGGGTTCCAGCCTGGTAACCAACGAAGGCCGTGGTCTGGACCACGCCGCGCTGGCTCGCTGGGCGGCGGAAATCGCCGAGCTGGCCGCATTGGGCAAAGAGGTAGTGTTGGTGTCATCCGGCGCGGTGGCGGAAGGCGTGGCGCGGCTGGGCTGGAAAGAAAAGCCCACGGCTATTCACGAAAAACAAGCCGCCGCTGCTGTGGGCCAGATGGGTTTGTGCCAGGCCTACGAATCGGCTTTTCGAGCGCATGGTCTGAAAACCGCACAGGTATTGCTCACGCATGAAGATATGGCTGACCGCACGCGCTATCTGAACGCGCGCACCACGCTGCTCACATTGTTGTCGCTGGGCGTGATTCCGATCATCAATGAGAACGACACAGTGGTCACCGCTGAGATCAAGTTTGGTGACAACGACACGCTGGGCGCGCTGGTGACCAATCTGGTCGAAGGTGATGCGCTGGTTATCCTCACTGACCAGCAAGGCTTGTTCACTGCCGACCCGCGCAAAGACCCGACGGCAACGCTGATTCAGGAAGCACGCGCTGGCGATGCCGCGCTGGAAGCCATGGCTGGCGGCGCGGGTTCCAACGTGGGGACTGGTGGCATGCTGACCAAGGTGATCGCGGCCAAGCGGGCAGCGCGTAGCGGTGCAGCAACCATCATCGCCAGCGGGCGTGAGCAAAAGGTGCTGACCCGGCTGGCCAGTGGCGAGGCCATTGGCACGCAACTGGTGCCAGAGAAAACCCCGCTGGCAGCGCGCAAACAATGGATTGCAGCACATTTGCAAGTGAGGGGGCGGCTGATGCTGGACGAGGGCGCCAGCCGCGCGTTGACCGAGAAAGGGTCCAGCCTGTTGCCGATTGGGGTGATCACGGTCGAAGGCGAGTTCTCGCGCGGCGAGATGGTCAGCTGTATCGACGCCGAAGGACGCGAAATCGCACGTGGTCTGGTCAACTACCCGGCGGGTGATGCACGCCGTATCCTGCGCCAGCCGACCGGGCAGATTGAGGCCATTCTGGGCTATCTGGAAGAACCGGAACTGATCCATCGCGATAACCTGGTGCTGCTGTAA
- a CDS encoding threonine/serine exporter family protein — protein MTAPDSMTPANLATLTDIALLAGLIAHSCGGDTARTSNVMQRAALALGAQRADTVVSSLNLGLTVEHGSLRETALRKAPHMGVNFRALNAVEHAISALESGRIARDAFHMLLLQIEGWPRHYPQWLVAGLVGLACGGFAALFHGDLMAIAITALGSSLGMLLRQWLAARHFQPLIFATVSAFVATLIVGALRHLTATPDAALAACVLFLIPGVPLINGMSDLLSGNYLNGNVRLTMSAVFILGIALGMSLALRVTGS, from the coding sequence ATGACTGCTCCTGACTCAATGACTCCGGCCAATCTGGCCACCCTCACCGACATCGCACTACTTGCGGGCCTGATTGCGCACAGCTGCGGTGGAGATACTGCACGAACCAGCAACGTCATGCAGCGCGCTGCGCTGGCGTTGGGGGCACAGCGCGCCGATACGGTGGTGTCTTCGCTCAATCTGGGGCTGACCGTTGAACACGGTAGCCTGCGTGAGACGGCGCTACGCAAGGCACCGCATATGGGCGTGAATTTCCGGGCGCTCAATGCGGTTGAGCACGCCATCAGCGCGCTCGAATCCGGCCGCATCGCCCGCGATGCTTTTCATATGCTGCTGCTACAGATTGAAGGCTGGCCACGGCATTACCCGCAATGGCTGGTGGCAGGGCTGGTCGGGCTGGCCTGCGGCGGTTTCGCGGCGTTGTTTCATGGCGATCTAATGGCCATTGCGATTACCGCACTGGGCAGCAGTTTGGGCATGTTGCTGCGCCAATGGCTGGCCGCGCGCCATTTCCAGCCGCTGATCTTTGCCACGGTCAGCGCTTTCGTTGCCACGCTGATCGTTGGGGCGTTGCGCCATTTAACCGCCACACCCGATGCCGCACTGGCCGCTTGCGTGCTGTTTCTGATCCCCGGTGTGCCGCTCATCAACGGCATGAGTGATTTGCTCAGTGGCAATTACCTGAACGGCAACGTGCGACTGACCATGAGCGCCGTGTTCATACTGGGTATCGCCCTGGGCATGAGCCTGGCGTTGCGGGTGACCGGATCATGA
- a CDS encoding cytidine deaminase: protein MNHDQLMHEAKTARQKAYAPYSKFLVGAALLTRDGKVFHGCNVENASYGLCNCAERTALFAAVAAGYKPGDFQTLAVVGDTDGPIAPCGACRQVIIELGSPKLEVVLTNLKGDVEVTSASALLPGAFYLDPNANK from the coding sequence ATGAATCACGATCAACTGATGCATGAAGCAAAAACCGCGCGGCAGAAGGCTTATGCGCCGTATTCAAAGTTTCTGGTCGGAGCGGCGTTGCTCACGCGAGACGGCAAGGTGTTTCATGGCTGCAATGTCGAAAACGCCTCCTACGGGCTGTGTAACTGCGCCGAACGCACCGCACTGTTTGCCGCGGTGGCCGCCGGTTACAAGCCAGGCGATTTCCAGACCTTGGCCGTAGTTGGCGATACCGATGGCCCGATCGCCCCGTGTGGCGCCTGCCGCCAGGTCATCATTGAACTGGGCTCGCCCAAACTGGAAGTGGTGCTCACCAATCTCAAGGGCGATGTTGAAGTGACCAGCGCCAGCGCGTTGCTGCCCGGCGCGTTTTACCTCGACCCCAACGCCAATAAATAA
- the pyrC gene encoding dihydroorotase — translation MTQTITITRPDDWHLHLRDDALMAAVLPHTAREFARAIVMPNLKPPVTTTELAAAYRARILAALPVGLDFEPLMTLYLTDRTDAAEVARAKASGFVHGIKLYPAGATTNSDSGVTSFEKVMPALEKMAELGLPLLVHGEVTDQSVDVFDREAVFIETILAPLLQRLPELRVVLEHITTQQAAEFVASSSANVAATVTAHHLLMNRNAMFTGGIRPHHYCLPVLKRELHREALVRAVTSGSNKFFLGTDSAPHARHTKENACGCAGMYTAHAALPLYAEVFDRAGALDKFEAFASFNGPDFYRLPRNSGSVTLTKTAWTVPSEYPFGENTVVPLRAGEQIDWTLNA, via the coding sequence ATGACCCAAACCATTACCATTACCCGCCCCGACGACTGGCATCTGCATCTGCGTGATGACGCCTTGATGGCCGCTGTATTGCCGCACACTGCGCGTGAATTTGCCCGCGCCATTGTGATGCCCAATCTCAAGCCGCCGGTGACCACCACAGAACTGGCTGCGGCGTATCGCGCGCGCATTCTTGCCGCATTGCCAGTGGGGCTGGATTTTGAACCGCTGATGACTTTGTATCTGACCGATCGCACTGACGCTGCCGAAGTCGCGCGCGCCAAAGCCTCTGGTTTCGTCCATGGCATCAAGCTGTATCCGGCAGGGGCGACGACCAACTCTGATAGCGGCGTGACATCGTTTGAAAAAGTTATGCCCGCGCTGGAGAAAATGGCCGAATTGGGCCTGCCGTTGCTGGTGCATGGTGAAGTGACCGATCAAAGCGTGGATGTGTTTGATCGTGAAGCCGTGTTTATCGAAACCATTCTGGCGCCGTTGTTGCAACGCCTGCCCGAACTGCGGGTGGTGCTGGAACATATCACCACGCAGCAAGCGGCCGAGTTTGTGGCCTCGTCTTCGGCCAACGTGGCCGCCACGGTCACCGCGCACCATCTGCTGATGAATCGCAACGCCATGTTTACCGGCGGCATTCGTCCGCATCATTACTGCTTGCCGGTGCTCAAGCGCGAATTGCATCGCGAAGCGCTGGTGCGTGCCGTGACCAGTGGCTCGAACAAGTTCTTCCTGGGTACCGACAGTGCACCGCACGCCCGTCACACCAAGGAAAACGCCTGTGGCTGCGCGGGCATGTACACCGCGCACGCCGCATTGCCGCTGTATGCCGAAGTGTTTGACCGCGCCGGCGCACTGGACAAGTTCGAGGCCTTTGCCAGCTTTAACGGCCCGGATTTCTACCGCTTGCCGCGCAATAGCGGCTCGGTCACTTTGACTAAAACCGCATGGACCGTGCCGTCTGAATATCCATTTGGCGAAAACACCGTCGTGCCACTGCGTGCCGGTGAGCAAATCGACTGGACCCTGAACGCGTGA
- a CDS encoding sulfite oxidase heme-binding subunit YedZ, which yields MSALTFKRLKIALFFICLIPLARTAWLAQTAINPIEFITHQTGTWTLNFLLITLTITPLRQITGRNELIRFRRMLGLYAFFYVCMHFLTWLVLDHFFDFHQILRDIVKRPFITVGFLAFVLLIPLAVTSTDKMVRRLKRNWARLHKLIYVIATLGVLHYWWLVKRDITQPLIYAILLGLLLAWRFVRRQRQTALATSKMGA from the coding sequence ATGTCTGCCCTGACCTTCAAGCGCCTGAAAATTGCGCTGTTTTTTATCTGTCTGATTCCGCTGGCACGCACCGCGTGGCTGGCGCAGACCGCAATCAACCCGATCGAGTTCATCACCCACCAGACCGGGACATGGACGCTCAATTTTCTGCTGATCACCCTCACCATCACCCCATTGCGTCAGATCACGGGAAGAAACGAGCTGATCCGGTTCCGGCGCATGTTGGGCCTGTATGCGTTCTTTTACGTGTGCATGCACTTTTTGACGTGGCTGGTGCTGGATCACTTTTTTGATTTCCACCAGATTCTGCGCGATATCGTCAAACGCCCTTTCATCACCGTCGGTTTCCTGGCCTTTGTATTGTTGATTCCGCTGGCAGTAACGTCGACCGACAAGATGGTCCGGCGGCTTAAACGCAACTGGGCCCGCCTGCACAAGCTGATTTATGTGATTGCCACACTGGGCGTCCTGCATTACTGGTGGCTGGTGAAGCGCGACATCACCCAACCTTTGATCTACGCCATTTTGCTGGGCCTGCTGCTGGCGTGGCGGTTTGTGCGGCGACAACGGCAAACCGCATTGGCGACCTCTAAAATGGGGGCATGA
- a CDS encoding sulfurtransferase TusA family protein — MDADLAIDLSGLNCPLPILRTKKALATLQGGQTVHVVCTDPATLKDFEAFCKQTGNTLLQGAEIDGKFIFLIQKRQQA, encoded by the coding sequence ATGGATGCCGATCTTGCCATTGATCTTTCCGGCCTGAATTGCCCGCTGCCGATCTTGCGCACCAAAAAAGCGCTGGCCACTTTGCAAGGCGGCCAGACAGTTCACGTGGTTTGCACCGATCCGGCCACCTTGAAAGACTTTGAAGCTTTCTGCAAACAGACCGGCAACACCTTGCTGCAGGGCGCCGAAATTGACGGCAAATTCATATTCCTGATCCAGAAACGCCAGCAGGCCTGA
- the udp gene encoding uridine phosphorylase — protein sequence MSQANVQSEVFHLGLTKAMLKGATVAIVPGDPGRSQRIAELMSNPQPLASHREFNSWLGELDGKAVVVCSTGIGGPSTSIVVEELAQLGIRTFLRVGTTGAIQPHINVGDVLITTGSVRLDGASYHFAPAAYPAVADFACTTALVAAAKAKNATAHIGITASSDTFYPGQERYDTYSGRVNKEWEGSMKQWQALHVMNYEMESATLLTMCAALGLRAGMIAGVIVNRTQQETPNAETMKKTEVDAVAIAVEAARQLQG from the coding sequence ATGTCACAAGCCAACGTGCAATCCGAAGTGTTTCACCTGGGTTTAACCAAAGCCATGCTCAAAGGCGCCACTGTCGCCATCGTGCCGGGTGACCCGGGCCGCAGCCAGCGCATCGCCGAGTTGATGAGCAACCCGCAGCCACTGGCCAGCCATCGCGAATTCAACTCCTGGCTAGGTGAACTCGACGGCAAGGCCGTGGTGGTATGTTCGACCGGCATCGGCGGCCCTTCGACATCCATCGTGGTCGAAGAACTGGCACAACTGGGCATCCGCACCTTTTTGCGCGTCGGCACCACTGGCGCTATCCAGCCGCACATTAACGTGGGCGATGTGTTGATCACCACCGGTTCGGTACGGCTGGATGGCGCGAGTTATCACTTTGCACCTGCCGCTTACCCCGCCGTCGCCGACTTTGCCTGCACCACGGCGCTGGTCGCGGCCGCCAAGGCAAAAAACGCCACAGCCCATATCGGGATCACCGCCTCTTCAGACACGTTTTATCCGGGTCAGGAACGTTATGACACTTATTCCGGGCGGGTGAACAAGGAATGGGAAGGCAGCATGAAGCAGTGGCAAGCGCTGCATGTGATGAACTACGAGATGGAAAGCGCCACACTGCTAACCATGTGTGCCGCGCTGGGCCTGCGCGCCGGGATGATCGCCGGGGTCATCGTGAACCGCACCCAACAGGAAACGCCCAACGCTGAGACCATGAAAAAGACCGAAGTGGATGCGGTTGCCATTGCGGTTGAAGCGGCTCGGCAACTACAGGGCTAA
- the glnK gene encoding P-II family nitrogen regulator has product MKFVTAIIKPFKLDEVREALSAIGVAGLTVTEVKGFGRQKGHTELYRGAEYVVDFLPKVKLEVAIADDLLDQTLEAIEKAANTGKIGDGKIFVFALEHVVRIRTGETGESAI; this is encoded by the coding sequence ATGAAATTTGTTACCGCCATCATCAAGCCATTCAAGCTGGATGAGGTTCGTGAAGCCTTGTCGGCAATTGGTGTAGCCGGCTTGACCGTAACTGAAGTGAAGGGATTCGGTCGGCAAAAGGGCCATACCGAACTGTATCGTGGTGCGGAATACGTTGTTGATTTTCTGCCCAAGGTAAAGCTGGAAGTCGCCATTGCCGACGACCTGCTGGACCAGACGCTGGAAGCGATCGAAAAAGCCGCAAACACCGGCAAGATCGGCGACGGCAAGATTTTTGTTTTCGCGCTTGAGCATGTTGTTCGTATTCGTACCGGTGAAACCGGCGAATCTGCAATCTAA
- the deoC gene encoding deoxyribose-phosphate aldolase yields the protein MTELNRNQLTEAVLRALHLMDLTALNDSDTHESIRALAAAADTPVGTPAALCVYAQFVKTAKEALASKGLTIPVATVTNFPKGEANPQAAAGETAEAVILGADEVDVVFPFRALMAGDEEVGHKLVAQSRLAVGDKTLKVIIESGELQEPSLIKRASEIAIAAGAHFIKTSTGKVPVNATLQAAEIMIQAIHDSGKPVGFKAAGGVRTAAEAAAYLAIADRIMGPAWASPATFRFGASSLLGNLLVTLGHDAGATRSSGY from the coding sequence ATGACCGAACTGAATCGCAACCAACTCACCGAAGCCGTCCTGCGCGCGCTGCATCTGATGGACCTGACCGCGCTGAATGACAGCGACACACACGAATCCATCCGCGCCCTGGCCGCCGCCGCCGATACCCCGGTTGGCACACCCGCTGCACTGTGCGTCTATGCGCAATTTGTCAAAACCGCCAAAGAAGCGCTGGCCAGTAAAGGTTTGACTATTCCCGTCGCCACAGTAACCAACTTCCCCAAGGGCGAAGCCAATCCGCAGGCTGCGGCCGGAGAAACCGCCGAAGCCGTAATTCTGGGCGCGGACGAGGTCGATGTGGTGTTCCCGTTCCGCGCCTTGATGGCGGGAGACGAGGAAGTCGGCCACAAACTGGTGGCACAAAGCCGGCTGGCGGTGGGTGACAAAACCCTGAAAGTGATTATTGAGTCTGGAGAGTTGCAAGAGCCCAGTCTGATCAAACGCGCCAGTGAAATCGCCATCGCGGCGGGTGCGCATTTCATCAAAACCTCTACCGGCAAAGTGCCAGTCAACGCCACCTTGCAAGCGGCTGAGATCATGATTCAGGCGATACACGATTCGGGTAAACCGGTCGGCTTCAAGGCCGCTGGCGGCGTGCGCACTGCAGCCGAAGCGGCGGCCTATCTGGCTATTGCCGACCGTATCATGGGCCCCGCTTGGGCGAGCCCGGCGACCTTCCGCTTTGGTGCCTCCAGCTTGTTGGGCAATTTACTGGTCACGCTGGGGCACGACGCCGGCGCCACGCGTAGTTCGGGGTATTGA
- a CDS encoding CNP1-like family protein, whose translation MKRIIPAALIALFAALPVFAGVVGENPDNPRDANHDNTNSDGDGSQKSSFTNFFKDVLPVPAEQAFTPPELAKLGDWTQIRNNYAWGTERFIISKDSLSIGDKDKIVRYAVGIPLRNGKYNYVYEGLDCDTGQYRTYYYANSDNPVWATLTRKWQQVQESGYNTYQSPLYDSLCSMRDPLSIKDMKSELGNKTPVNASCPGCRSPAGTTAGAGQNGAGLGK comes from the coding sequence TTGAAACGCATTATCCCCGCCGCGCTTATCGCCCTGTTTGCGGCACTGCCCGTTTTTGCCGGTGTGGTTGGCGAGAACCCGGACAATCCGCGTGATGCCAATCACGACAACACCAACAGCGATGGTGATGGCTCGCAAAAATCCAGTTTTACCAATTTCTTTAAAGATGTGCTGCCGGTTCCTGCCGAGCAAGCGTTCACCCCGCCGGAGCTGGCCAAGCTGGGCGACTGGACACAAATTCGCAATAACTACGCTTGGGGTACCGAGCGCTTCATCATCTCCAAAGACAGCCTTTCGATCGGTGATAAAGACAAGATCGTGCGTTACGCCGTGGGGATTCCGCTGCGCAACGGCAAATACAACTACGTTTACGAAGGGCTGGATTGCGATACCGGCCAGTACCGCACTTACTATTACGCCAACAGCGACAACCCGGTCTGGGCCACGCTGACCCGTAAATGGCAACAAGTGCAGGAAAGCGGCTACAACACGTATCAGTCGCCGTTGTACGACTCGCTATGCAGCATGCGCGATCCGCTCTCCATCAAGGACATGAAATCCGAGCTGGGGAACAAGACGCCAGTCAACGCCAGTTGCCCTGGTTGCCGCAGCCCGGCAGGCACCACCGCAGGTGCTGGTCAGAATGGCGCTGGTCTGGGCAAATAA
- a CDS encoding ammonium transporter has protein sequence MKKVFAMFALLGAMCMAAPSFADDASVAAVASDAAAVVASDASAVVAAVASAVTTDASAAGAASAPAAAPAPTAPFSVDSSKISSGDTAWMLTSTALVLFMTIPGLALFYAGMVRKKNVLATVMQSFAITCVVTILWVVIGYSLAFTPGNSFIGGFSRVMLSGMNYIKGANATTLTVSHLASSIPESVYMVYQMTFAIITPALITGAFADRMKFSAMLVFMALWSIIVYAPIAHMVWEPTGWLATAGVLDFAGGTVVHINAGVAGLVCALVLGKRVGYGKEAMAPHNLVLSLIGASMLWVGWFGFNAGSAVAADGRAGFAMMTTQVATAMAALGWMFAEWVAKGKPSVLGIISGAVAGLVAITPASGFVGVGGALIIGLLAGVVCFWSASWLKHKLGYDDSLDAFGVHGVGGILGAILTGVFAVKDIGGADGSVILQVKGVLCTLIYSGVLTFILLKIIDVVIGLRVTEEEEREGLDVSLHGERVE, from the coding sequence ATGAAAAAAGTCTTTGCGATGTTCGCATTGCTGGGCGCGATGTGTATGGCGGCCCCGAGCTTTGCTGACGATGCCTCCGTGGCTGCAGTGGCATCAGATGCCGCGGCCGTAGTGGCTTCGGATGCGTCGGCAGTTGTTGCCGCCGTAGCTTCGGCGGTAACGACTGACGCTTCAGCCGCTGGCGCCGCTTCGGCCCCCGCCGCTGCCCCGGCTCCTACAGCACCGTTCTCGGTAGATTCGTCCAAGATCAGCAGCGGTGATACCGCGTGGATGTTGACCTCTACCGCACTGGTGCTGTTCATGACCATTCCTGGTCTGGCACTGTTCTACGCCGGTATGGTTCGCAAAAAGAACGTGCTGGCCACTGTGATGCAAAGCTTTGCCATCACTTGTGTCGTCACCATTTTGTGGGTGGTTATCGGTTACTCGCTGGCCTTCACTCCTGGCAACAGCTTTATTGGTGGCTTCTCGCGAGTCATGTTGTCTGGCATGAACTACATCAAGGGTGCCAACGCAACCACGCTGACCGTGAGCCATCTGGCTTCTTCGATCCCGGAATCGGTGTACATGGTCTATCAAATGACCTTCGCCATCATTACTCCGGCACTGATCACCGGCGCGTTTGCTGACCGCATGAAGTTCTCGGCCATGCTGGTGTTCATGGCTCTGTGGTCCATCATTGTTTACGCCCCGATCGCTCACATGGTGTGGGAACCAACAGGCTGGCTGGCAACTGCAGGCGTCCTGGACTTCGCTGGCGGTACTGTTGTGCACATCAACGCCGGTGTTGCCGGTCTGGTTTGCGCCCTGGTTCTGGGCAAGCGTGTTGGTTATGGCAAAGAAGCCATGGCTCCGCACAACCTGGTGCTGTCGCTGATCGGTGCTTCGATGTTGTGGGTGGGCTGGTTCGGCTTCAACGCCGGCTCCGCAGTCGCTGCTGATGGTCGTGCCGGCTTTGCCATGATGACCACACAAGTTGCTACCGCCATGGCCGCACTGGGCTGGATGTTTGCCGAGTGGGTTGCCAAGGGCAAGCCTTCCGTCCTGGGCATCATCTCTGGTGCAGTGGCTGGTCTGGTTGCGATTACCCCGGCATCCGGCTTCGTCGGTGTGGGTGGCGCGCTGATCATCGGCCTGCTGGCTGGTGTGGTTTGCTTCTGGTCCGCTTCGTGGCTCAAGCACAAGCTCGGTTACGACGACTCCCTGGATGCCTTCGGCGTGCACGGTGTTGGCGGTATCCTGGGTGCGATCCTGACCGGTGTATTCGCTGTGAAAGATATCGGTGGTGCTGATGGCAGCGTGATCCTGCAGGTCAAGGGCGTGTTGTGCACCCTGATCTACAGCGGCGTGCTGACCTTCATCCTGCTGAAGATTATTGATGTTGTGATCGGCCTGCGCGTGACTGAAGAAGAAGAACGCGAAGGTCTGGATGTGTCCCTGCACGGCGAACGTGTGGAATAA
- a CDS encoding threonine/serine exporter family protein, translated as MNAWLLELWAAPAALGFALLFNVPPRVLPACCLLAVLAHGLRSLLVLWGIDLVIATLFAALFLGFAGQWLAQRTRQISAVYAISAAIPMVPGTSMYHAVQALLHIALLKVPTEGGVLLTEAGVSAIRAVMILLSLTLGIAAPRLLWPRRPG; from the coding sequence ATGAACGCCTGGTTACTGGAATTGTGGGCCGCGCCCGCCGCCTTGGGTTTCGCGCTGCTGTTCAACGTGCCGCCGCGGGTGCTGCCCGCTTGCTGTTTGCTGGCCGTGCTCGCCCACGGCTTGCGCAGTTTGCTGGTGCTGTGGGGTATTGATCTGGTCATCGCCACCTTGTTTGCCGCGCTTTTTTTGGGCTTTGCCGGACAATGGCTGGCGCAGCGTACCCGCCAGATCAGCGCGGTTTATGCCATCAGCGCCGCCATTCCGATGGTGCCTGGCACGTCGATGTATCACGCAGTGCAAGCGCTGCTGCATATCGCATTGTTGAAAGTGCCGACTGAAGGCGGGGTGTTGCTGACTGAAGCGGGGGTCAGCGCCATCCGGGCGGTGATGATCTTGCTGTCTCTCACCCTCGGCATTGCTGCCCCGCGCTTGTTGTGGCCACGACGGCCGGGCTAG
- a CDS encoding accessory factor UbiK family protein, translated as MIKEKLFDEISSKISDAIANSPARDVEKNVRAMMSSAFTKLDLVTREEFEIQQEVLARSREKLAELEARVLDLEQRLHGANPQDGI; from the coding sequence ATGATCAAGGAAAAACTGTTCGACGAAATTTCCAGCAAGATCTCCGACGCCATCGCCAACAGCCCGGCGCGGGATGTGGAAAAAAACGTACGTGCAATGATGAGCTCGGCCTTCACCAAGCTGGATCTGGTGACACGTGAAGAATTCGAAATCCAGCAAGAAGTGCTGGCGCGCAGCCGTGAGAAGCTGGCGGAACTGGAAGCGCGGGTACTGGATCTGGAGCAGCGCCTGCATGGCGCCAATCCGCAAGACGGTATTTGA